A segment of the Triticum urartu cultivar G1812 chromosome 1, Tu2.1, whole genome shotgun sequence genome:
AGGTGTGATGTACATGCACTCATTTCAAGGGGGTGCAACACTTCTCAGTTTGGGCCTAATATTTCTCCTTTATACCATGTTCGTATGGTGGCGGGATGTTCTACGTGAATCCACGTTGGAAGGGCATCATACAAAAGCTGTACAATTAGGACCTCGATATGGTTCTATTCTCTTCATAGTCTCGGAGGTTATGTTCCTTTTTGCTTTTTTTTGGGCTTCTTCTCATTCTTCTTTGGCACCTACGGTAGAGATCGGAGGTATTTGGCCCCCAAAAGGGATTGGGGTTTTAGATCCTTGGGAAATCCCTCTTCTTAATACCCCTATTCTCCCTTCATCCGGAGCTGCCGTAACTTGGGCTCATCATGCTATACTCGCGGGGAAGGAAAAACGAGCAGTTTACGCTTTAGTAGCAACCGTTTCACTGGCTCTAGTATCCACTGGCTTTCAAGGAATGGAATATTACCAAGCACCCTCCACTATTTCGGATATTATTTATGGTTCTACCTTTTTCTTAGCAACTGGCTTTCATGGTTTTCATGTGATTATAGGTACTCTTTTCTTGATCGTATGTGGTATTCGCCAATATCTTGGTCATCTGACCAAGAAGCATCACGTTGGCTTTGAAGCAGCTGCATGGTACTGGCATTTTGTAGACGTGGTTCGGTTATTCCCATTTGTCTCTATCTATTGGTGGGGAGGTATATGAAAGAAGGGAACGAATAAGTGGATTGAGGAATAAAAGCTCGAAGACAAAGAGAACTTCTCCGGGTACTCAAGATATTGTGTTTGGAGAGGTGTAGATTGTAGATTCCAGCCGAGAAGACCAGGAAAAGATAAGGATAAAGAATGTCATATATCTCAGGAGCTAGATCACTTCCCGATGAACAAGTCAGAATTGCTTCAACAAAAATGGATGGAATTGGACCGAAAAAAGCCATTCAGCTTCGTTATCGATTAGGTATCAGGTGCATAAAAAGGAAATCAAGTTTGGGAAATGCCACCAAGGAAATGATTTATGGACCATAGTCATTGCTAGATCTCTTATTGCTTTATTTTCCTGCATCCGGACAAGAAGATCTATTTCTCCCTTCGGGGTGACGCTAGCTGAACTTACTTAGAAATGGTCAATTTTGCCTGCCTTGGAGTAATGATTCCACCATTGGATCTTAGAAACAGAGAAGTCGAGGTCGAAGCCTATCATCAAGGCTATCTACAAATAAAGCATAATCGGAAATGAGCAAATACAAATAAACAAGATCCGGAAGAGTTTCCGCTTTCGCACGCACCTGGACCGCTGGATTATGTTGAAGAATAAGACCTCGCCATGGCAGACTCTAGCTTAAAGGTAATGAGCTGATGAAACCAGAGCAAGAGAGGCACCGAAGCAACTCGAGAGATACTTTCTTTGAAATCGGGATTTTGGGGGTCTCAATGGAAGGCAAGGTAGCGCTACTGAATCCCCGTCGTACTGAAGCTGCTCCTCTCACTCTCGATAAAGACAAGGAGGTCATGAAGGAGCTGGAGGGGAAACGTGGGGAGGATGGGCTGGAACCTGAAAACGCTTGCTTGCGCCCCACCCCGGCCCTATCTTGCTCCAGCTTTACGGGGGTGATCGACGACGGCCACGCCGGGGAGATGAACGTCTCTTCAGGTATGAGATTATGTGGGAGACTTGAGCATGTGTTGGACTCGCCCTACTATGGACATGAGATACATCTGGTACCACTACCCCGTGTCATATTTAAAAGCTGGATCTTGTTGTTCATGGCCCCATTTCTCACTGCACTTAAAACAGAGCCCCCGGGTGTGTCGATATGTATGGAGGGCCGAATTCTTGTTGGCGTTGAGTGTACTAAGTCTAAGATCTGCTTACCCGTGTGTCCTAAGATACTGCTGCTTTCCTTGTAGCCATGTCTGAAGCAAACAGTGCCTGGGTAAGCTAGTTGATCCCACCCGAGAGCTCTAGCGATTCGTATAAGTGTTGGTTTGTCGACTAAGCAGTCGCCTTAGGAGCACGTCGTCAGTATCACACTTGTTATTCGCAAAATCTACCTTCCAAACGATTTCCAGAGGATCGAGCAAGAAAAGGAGATAGTCAATCTCTGTTTGAACCCGGTTGCTTTCTGCGCAGAGATGTTTGCTTGTGTCTGTCTTCCGGGTCATCTATAGAGGCTTCTGTTTGGATATAAAAACGGACGTATAGGTAGCTTTTAAGGTGATGTATCGTCTGCGGTTCTTCCCGCTGTACATCAATCGTTCACTAAATCGATGAGGAAGGTGAAAGTAGGGCCATCGACTGGGAAGCAAGCATGAAGGAAGAACTCTGGACTTTGGTTTCAAGCTGAACTATTTACTTCTTCTTAAACAATTTATTGCTTTCCATTCCACTGCTTCTGCACAAAGCCAACGAGCTTCAAACTTATTGCTACTTCCACTCCGTGAAGATTCTTGGTCGTCGTAGTAACACGTATCAAGCACCAGTTG
Coding sequences within it:
- the LOC125553979 gene encoding cytochrome c oxidase subunit 3-like, which encodes MGVKGGLHTTGAKWFMIESQRHSYHLVDPSPWPISGSLGALATTVGGVMYMHSFQGGATLLSLGLIFLLYTMFVWWRDVLRESTLEGHHTKAVQLGPRYGSILFIVSEVMFLFAFFWASSHSSLAPTVEIGGIWPPKGIGVLDPWEIPLLNTPILPSSGAAVTWAHHAILAGKEKRAVYALVATVSLALVSTGFQGMEYYQAPSTISDIIYGSTFFLATGFHGFHVIIGTLFLIVCGIRQYLGHLTKKHHVGFEAAAWYWHFVDVVRLFPFVSIYWWGGI